One window of Verrucomicrobiota bacterium genomic DNA carries:
- a CDS encoding type II secretion system protein, which yields MNPTSSKPARRAFTLIELLVVIAIIAILASLLLPTLARARDKGKSAKCQSNLRQLGIAALMYDEDHQVYPIGWPPSELLALSTPPIWYRQLQPYLGRNTNVSGQGVFICPSSLQKARPEERLGNALREGGFWGFLAYAQNVHVNGGRKDIGSRHVQDVPGTLLYADTDGWDACLYADGQGTANVCYRHSGGNEKSADTDRGVAGPKRPKGRANAVFVDTHVELLRKAPLRLFTLERD from the coding sequence ATGAACCCGACATCGTCCAAACCCGCCCGCCGCGCTTTCACCTTGATCGAACTGCTCGTCGTGATCGCGATCATCGCCATCCTGGCCAGTTTGCTTCTTCCAACCCTCGCGCGTGCGCGGGACAAGGGGAAGTCCGCCAAATGCCAGAGCAACCTGCGCCAGCTCGGCATTGCCGCATTGATGTATGACGAAGACCACCAGGTTTATCCCATCGGCTGGCCGCCGTCGGAATTGCTCGCGCTTTCAACGCCTCCCATCTGGTATCGCCAGCTCCAGCCATATCTCGGCAGAAACACGAATGTTTCGGGTCAAGGCGTCTTTATTTGTCCTTCCAGTTTGCAGAAGGCCCGCCCGGAGGAACGGCTCGGCAACGCGCTGCGCGAAGGCGGATTCTGGGGATTCCTCGCCTACGCCCAGAACGTCCACGTGAACGGCGGAAGAAAAGACATCGGTTCCCGCCACGTCCAGGATGTCCCGGGCACGTTGCTCTACGCCGATACGGACGGGTGGGACGCGTGTCTCTACGCTGACGGCCAGGGAACCGCAAACGTTTGTTACCGCCACAGCGGCGGCAATGAGAAAAGCGCGGACACAGATCGCGGCGTCGCGGGTCCCAAACGTCCCAAAGGCCGCGCGAACGCCGTGTTTGTCGATACCCACGTCGAATTGCTGCGCAAGGCTCCCCTTCGTCTCTTCACCCTCGAGCGCGACTGA
- a CDS encoding alcohol dehydrogenase, translating to MKNSFPGNKRKRGLLSLYDGVAVQNRVGPLIAVIILASASSRAADWPQYRGANHDGTSTDPIRSNWAQEPPREIWKVPLGHGLSSFSIGGGRAFTLVNRRAGGAEQEFCVALDAATGRELWATPLDVADYPNGGVGSDDGPRSTPSVDGDRVYVLTSYLHLACLEAATGRIVWDKYLEREFGSVFIPWQNAASPLIEGDLVLVNSNGRQNEHLLAFRKQDGSLAWKGQSDGLTQATPVAATINGVRQAIFFAQSGLVAVAPETGSVLWRHALRYNGTSVAASPVVAGDRVYASRAYPGFSARAGAVTVSVTPSGSIFSATPLWSKPNQLMNHWATPVHFNGHLYGMFGQDNLALKCVELATGTEKWSVSGFGYGSVLVADGKILATSANGWLVLVDPNPNSYTELGRYRALDGKTWNVPALSNGRIYFRSTTEGACIDAAGKAPSISRLKLNPAFSGQNGVFRMSIASEDGSPLDPGRAAKIDVLTIDGINAGANNWTKLTISPTVENGQLRFEVPIEPTQTRRYFKAQERP from the coding sequence ATGAAAAATTCATTTCCAGGGAACAAGCGGAAGAGAGGGTTGCTCTCACTTTATGACGGGGTCGCTGTGCAGAATCGCGTTGGGCCGCTCATTGCCGTGATCATCCTCGCCAGTGCAAGTTCCAGGGCTGCCGACTGGCCGCAATATCGCGGCGCCAACCACGACGGCACTTCGACGGACCCGATCCGATCCAACTGGGCGCAGGAACCACCGCGGGAAATTTGGAAAGTTCCCCTGGGGCACGGGCTGAGTTCTTTTTCGATCGGTGGCGGCCGGGCGTTCACCCTGGTGAACCGGCGCGCGGGAGGGGCGGAACAAGAATTCTGCGTCGCGCTCGATGCGGCCACTGGCCGGGAACTTTGGGCCACGCCGCTGGACGTCGCGGATTATCCCAACGGCGGCGTGGGTTCGGATGACGGGCCGCGTTCCACGCCGTCGGTCGATGGCGATCGCGTGTACGTGCTGACTTCGTATTTGCACCTGGCCTGTCTTGAAGCAGCGACCGGGAGAATTGTTTGGGACAAGTATCTGGAGCGGGAATTCGGCAGCGTTTTCATTCCCTGGCAGAACGCAGCTTCTCCGTTGATCGAGGGCGATCTCGTGCTCGTCAACAGCAATGGCCGCCAGAACGAACATCTTCTGGCCTTCCGGAAACAGGACGGTTCGCTCGCGTGGAAAGGACAATCCGATGGCCTGACTCAAGCCACCCCCGTGGCTGCGACCATTAACGGCGTGCGCCAGGCCATCTTCTTCGCGCAGTCCGGATTGGTCGCCGTGGCGCCGGAGACTGGCAGTGTGCTCTGGCGTCACGCGCTGCGGTACAATGGAACTTCCGTGGCGGCGTCACCCGTGGTCGCGGGCGATCGCGTGTATGCCTCGCGCGCTTATCCAGGTTTTTCCGCACGAGCCGGAGCCGTGACCGTCAGTGTCACGCCTTCCGGCAGCATTTTTTCCGCGACCCCGTTATGGTCGAAGCCGAACCAACTGATGAATCACTGGGCAACGCCGGTGCATTTCAACGGCCACCTTTACGGCATGTTCGGACAGGATAACCTCGCGCTCAAATGCGTGGAACTGGCGACCGGTACGGAAAAATGGTCGGTCAGTGGCTTTGGTTACGGCAGCGTGCTGGTCGCGGACGGAAAGATTCTCGCCACCAGCGCGAATGGCTGGCTCGTGCTGGTGGACCCGAATCCCAACTCCTACACCGAACTGGGCCGTTACCGCGCGCTGGATGGAAAAACGTGGAACGTGCCCGCTCTCAGCAACGGGCGCATCTACTTCCGAAGCACGACGGAGGGAGCGTGCATCGACGCGGCGGGCAAAGCCCCGTCGATTTCACGTCTCAAATTGAATCCCGCGTTCTCCGGACAAAACGGCGTGTTCCGCATGTCGATTGCCAGCGAAGACGGCTCGCCGCTCGATCCAGGCCGCGCCGCGAAGATCGATGTCCTGACCATCGACGGCATCAACGCCGGCGCCAACAACTGGACCAAGCTCACAATCAGCCCTACGGTTGAGAATGGGCAATTGCGCTTCGAGGTTCCCATCGAGCCGACGCAAACAAGGCGGTACTTTAAGGCACAGGAGCGCCCGTGA
- a CDS encoding DUF1559 domain-containing protein: MGRVHGSQTKAASPEPALVCSPAFRRPQRTGPPKAGTTCRAWLVGRVHGAWAKHRPTFAAFTLIELLVVIAIIAILAAMLLPALSAAKERARRASCLNNARQFILATHIYAGDNQEFLPRGDTDNRDKNDTHTPILSSATKTNILRYIEPLRVLDCPNLARPFERQEGWRTHLDYGIAIGYHYMGGHLNTPWPPLGSITNTWISPQKTSDDPSLVLLADLNVYCYSFPRILAPHTARGPVVREESYFEQHLDSYEQTPRQVGAKGGNVGKLDGSVAWKDISRMLSYRGSQLWDEGGAFGLW, translated from the coding sequence ATGGGCCGTGTGCATGGTTCCCAGACCAAGGCAGCTTCCCCTGAACCTGCGTTGGTTTGTAGTCCCGCCTTTAGGCGGCCCCAGCGCACCGGACCGCCTAAAGCCGGGACTACATGCCGGGCGTGGTTAGTGGGCCGTGTGCATGGCGCCTGGGCCAAGCACCGCCCTACCTTCGCCGCCTTCACGCTCATCGAACTGTTGGTCGTCATCGCGATCATCGCGATTCTGGCGGCCATGCTTTTGCCCGCGTTGAGCGCGGCGAAGGAACGCGCTCGCCGCGCAAGCTGCTTGAACAACGCCCGGCAGTTCATCCTGGCGACTCACATTTACGCCGGCGACAACCAGGAGTTTTTGCCGCGCGGCGACACGGATAATCGCGACAAAAACGACACCCATACGCCGATCCTTTCCAGCGCGACCAAAACGAACATTCTGAGATATATCGAACCGCTGCGCGTGCTCGATTGTCCGAACCTGGCCAGGCCGTTCGAGAGACAAGAGGGTTGGCGAACGCACCTGGATTACGGCATCGCGATTGGTTATCACTACATGGGGGGCCATCTGAATACGCCCTGGCCGCCGCTCGGAAGCATCACCAACACGTGGATTTCACCGCAGAAAACCTCCGACGATCCGTCCCTGGTTTTGTTAGCCGACTTGAACGTGTATTGCTACAGCTTCCCGCGCATCCTCGCGCCGCACACCGCGCGCGGGCCGGTCGTCCGGGAGGAATCCTACTTCGAGCAACACCTCGATTCGTACGAGCAAACGCCGAGGCAGGTCGGCGCCAAAGGCGGCAACGTGGGAAAGCTCGATGGTTCGGTCGCGTGGAAGGACATCTCGCGCATGCTGTCCTATCGCGGTTCGCAGTTGTGGGACGAAGGCGGCGCGTTCGGGCTCTGGTAG